In a genomic window of Lycium ferocissimum isolate CSIRO_LF1 chromosome 9, AGI_CSIRO_Lferr_CH_V1, whole genome shotgun sequence:
- the LOC132031271 gene encoding probable E3 ubiquitin-protein ligase ZFP1: protein MSHGNRIIDLEADQPGQEFFHSAPCMFYAQPNVHAVPAPGNAGNIYLHHVSDHQEGTLTYGLTQYNGVQHQHPPTNPDPAISASSNHYNPYMAVPSASGDFPFPVNHGPHGMNSDYGRNNHYMDDVRGSFKRKNAEGIPANLQYHHALAGSSSAVAPVIARTHESDISMDAASFTPPDYGGNSSSFIEDGAPRNMSNRSGASGTENVARRNHNNQLFQGNYISQTHQLPGNPWLDLQFNGNGSETQTWAWNQAAPLPYVPGGIGGCVDAGNMGVRGYPMTSSNGGLTSFLQPPVPQGHPGLHHMPPNIQGMRGQPITFPPQMTASSSHRHLPNPSNITTNLMQGVVEAGPRYMPSLPTGFGLYRPHQRAIVLERNARHRNLPNMRVLPEDGVAMLDVSGYHEVNNPTDQHRDMRLDIDHMSYEELLALGEQIGSVTTGLSDEIIVSRLKTRSFSSPEIPCTLQTAACLDHKTDFCVICQTDYNNQETIGTLDCGHEYHADCVKKWLVVKNICPICKSTGLST, encoded by the exons ATGTCACACGGTAATCGTATAATTGATTTGGAAGCAGATCAGCCAGGTCAAGAGTTTTTTCATTCTGCGCCTTGCATGTTTTATGCACAGCCTAATGTCCATGCAGTACCAGCTCCTGGAAATGCTGGTAATATCTATTTGCACCATGTATCAGACCATCAAGAGGGTACCTTAACATATGGGTTGACACAGTACAATGGGGTTCAACATCAGCATCCTCCCACCAATCCTGACCCAGCCATTTCTGCTTCATCCAATCATTACAATCCGTACATGGCTGTTCCTTCCGCTTCTGGAGATTTCCCATTTCCAGTAAATCATGGGCCACATGGAATGAATTCAGACTAtggaaggaacaatcattacaTGGACGATGTCAGAGGCTCATTTAAGAGAAAGAATGCTGAAGGAATTCCTGCAAATCTTCAATATCATCATGCTTTGGCAGGTTCCAGCTCTGCTGTTGCTCCAGTGATTGCAAGGACACATGAATCTGATATTTCGATGGATGCTGCGTCATTTACACCACCAGATTATGGAGGcaattcatcatcattcattgAAGATGGAGCACCGAGAAATATGAGTAACAGATCTGGTGCAAGTGGTACAGAAAATGTTGCACGACGTAACCATAATAATCAGTTATTTCAAGGAAACTATATAAGTCAGACCCATCAGTTGCCTGGCAATCCTTGGTTGGACTTGCAGTTCAACGGCAATGGTAGTGAGACTCAAACTTGGGCCTGGAATCAGGCTGCTCCTTTACCCTATGTACCTG GAGGCATTGGAGGCTGCGTAGATGCTGGAAACATGGGCGTGCGAGGTTATCCAATGACATCTAGCAATGGAGGTTTGACTAGTTTTCTGCAACCACCTGTTCCTCAAGGGCACCCAGGCCTTCATCATATGCCACCTAATATTCAAGGAATGAGAGGCCAGCCTATCACCTTCCCTCCACAAATGACGGCATCATCCTCACACAGACACCTACCTAATCCGTCCAACATCACCACTAACCTAATGCAAGGTGTTGTAGAGGCTGGACCCAGATATATGCCCTCCCTACCAACTGGCTTTGGGTTGTACAGACCTCATCAAAGGGCTATCGTACTTGAAAGAAATGCAAGACATCGGAACCTTCCTAACATGAGAGTTCTGCCAGAAGAT GGAGTGGCAATGCTGGATGTTTCAGGCTACCATGAAGTTAACAATCCCACTGATCAGCACAGAGATATGCGTTTGGACATAGATCACATGTCCTACGAG GAGCTTCTTGCACTGGGGGAGCAGATTGGCAGTGTAACAACTGGGTTGTCAGATGAAATAATTGTTAGCCGTTTGAAAACAAGATCATTTTCGTCCCCCGAGATTCCTTGCACCCTGCAAACTGCTGCATGTTTGGATCACAAAACCGATTTCTGTGTCATATGCCAG ACTGATTACAACAACCAAGAAACTATAGGAACTCTTGATTGCGGGCATGAATATCACGCAGATTGCGTAAAGAAGTGGTTGGTTGTGAAGAACATTTGCCCCATCTGCAAATCCACAGGATTGTCAACATAA
- the LOC132031272 gene encoding ras-related protein Rab11B produces MAGGYRAEDDYDYLFKLVLIGDSGVGKSNLLSRFSRNEFNLESKSTIGVEFATRSIKVDDKIVKAQIWDTAGQERYRAITSAYYRGAVGALLVYDITRHVTFENVERWLKELRDHTDQNIVIMLVGNKADLRHLRAVSTEDAKAFAERESTFFMETSALESLNVENAFTEVLTEIYRVVCRKALEVGDDPAALPKGQTINVGKDDVSAVKKVGCCSV; encoded by the exons ATGGCAGGTGGATATAGAGCTGAGGATGACTATGATTATCTGTTTAAGTTGGTGTTAATTGGAGATTCTGGTGTTGGTAAATCTAATCTGCTTTCTCGATTTTCAAGAAATGAGTTTAATCTTGAATCTAAATCTACTATTGGGGTTGAATTTGCTACAAGAAGTATTAAGGTTGATGATAAGATTGTTAAAGCTCAGATTTGGGACACTGCTGGCCAAGAAAG GTACCGTGCAATTACAAGTGCATACTACAGAGGTGCTGTCGGTGCATTGCTTGTATATGATATCACTCGACATGTCACATTTGAAAATGTCGAGAGATGGCTAAAAGAGCTTCGAGACCATACCGACCAAAATATCGTCATAATGCTCGTTGGGAACAAGGCCGACTTACGTCACTTGCGTGCTGTGTCGACAGAGGACGCCAAGGCCTTTGCTGAAAGAGAGAGTACTTTCTTTATGGAGACTTCGGCACTTGAGTCCTTGAATGTTGAGAATGCCTTTACGGAAGTATTGACCGAGATATACAGGGTGGTCTGTCGGAAAGCGCTCGAAGTTGGGGACGATCCTGCTGCCTTGCCAAAGGGGCAAACTATAAATGTTGGCAAGGATGATGTTTCAGCTGTTAAAAAAGTTGGTTGCTGCTCTGTCTAa